The proteins below come from a single Xyrauchen texanus isolate HMW12.3.18 chromosome 3, RBS_HiC_50CHRs, whole genome shotgun sequence genomic window:
- the LOC127631140 gene encoding uncharacterized protein LOC127631140 isoform X1 → MHALHISVVLQCIHVAWCQSCIYTYTDYVCKEIPRDYPAGLTSVILFVSSLGEINLSMFNSTNLTSVTSLTMTQTGVTAVSPQTFDKFQNLKTLILDNNDLSQVSSDWFSPHGALETLRLSNNKITTLDHNSFSGLSNLLTLNMSQNHINAITPSSFFSLSKLRQLDLSNNNLRHLSVDVFSLFNATKIHLDGNPWDCSCSVKDFAKYLRGLQNASLLENAIQVRCSVPPELRGLPVWQVQECKILTTTSPTTASPTTKTPATESRPTKSPGTVSSATEGHGSIMKTKPIQLPTLIILIVVLCALVLVICVLSVLYHRKRERRHLQTVKPSLEMTEGMRTREMMEKNNREENRKGKSEIPVKTKVLLKTGQTLVGEEKISQIYHIYSSGIYQSREPIQRVRSAGPVLCRTGLFAKQMETEVYVEAVSNDEYYNGCMTSDKLKENKNANTEEVCKEMVLHEDGEKRAVEEIEENDRINDELSNSTDTQELWEDGLTNKNEGTDESAEAGTSITQEVPQRGVENDMSTFGEHFNDDMATGAGRSQAVLQAKYDISLSVEGAENLPYLTIGADPENQTSVVEQSSAEVRTKSGLLRPIRRVLTWPPTAVQWKKQWAQNQQTVAIFPQVIFVTECRHAIRSFQPNNSPTTFPTGPQFIAFESLPENSSPRDDVRVAIDEESYRAGLESSLRKKVLDFSAQESSSDNISPRENARLLTNGEMWRLGHESTIMSDFQEFSTKNSPIDKSEVCSKLFSVNHSSSGGSKSRADVSKEINRKDNVGKMQSMKKTRQQVHKSKQIASELQKESRRAEKAAKRVPKDGQQGQVFNDSDSRGPPSGGSPNDDSLLLGNEYTYIDLLHEVVENHGRWTRGRWKQTQINKHKLKQQGRP, encoded by the exons ATGCATG CTCTACATATATCTGTTGTGCTCCAGTGCATACATGTGGCATGGTGTCAGTCCTGTATATATACGTACACTGACTATGTTTGCAAGGAGATACCGAGAG ACTATCCTGCTGGCTTGACCTCTGTGATCCTCTTTGTGAGTTCTTTAGGAGAAATCAACTTGTCCATGTTTAACAGCACAAATCTGACCTCTGTGACCAGTCTAACTATGACACAAACTGGGGTCACAGCAGTGAGCCCACAAACATTTGATAAGTTCCAAAACCTCAAAACTCTCATTCTGGACAATAATGATCTTTCCCAAGTTTCGTCAGACTGGTTCAGCCCTCATGGTGCCCTTGAGACCCTCAGGttgtcaaataataaaataactacaTTAGATCATAATTCTTTTTCTGGACTATCAAACCTGCTCACTCTTAACATGTCTCAGAACCACATTAACGCAATAACCCCGAGCAGTTTTTTCAGTCTCAGTAAACTTAGGCAGTTAGACCTGTCCAACAATAACCTGAGGCATCTGAGTGTGGATGTGTTTAGTTTGTTTAATGCCACGAAGATTCATTTGGATGGAAACCCCTGGGACTGCTCCTGCTCTGTAAAGGACTTTGCAAAATATCTGAGAg GTCTGCAGAATGCCTCTCTGCTGGAGAATGCAATTCAGGTACGCTGCAGTGTCCCTCCTGAGTTGAGAGGTTTGCCAGTGTGGCAAGTACAAGAGTGTAAAATCCTAACAACCACGAGCCCTACCACTGCAAGCCCAACTACCAAGACCCCTGCCACAGAGAGCCGTCCAACTAAGAGCCCTGGCACTGTGAGTTCTGCCACCGAAGGTCATGGCAGTATAATGAAAACCAAACCTATTCAACTCCCcactttaatcattttaattg TGGTACTGTGTGCCCTGGTACTTGTCATTTGTGTCCTTTCAGTACTGTATCATAGGAAACGAGAGAGAAGACATCTACAGACTGTAAAACCTTCTCTGGAGATGACAGAGGGCATGAGGACCAGGGAAATGATGGAAAAGAACAACAGAGAAGAAAACAGAAAAGGAAAATCTGAAATCCCTGTTAAAACAAAGGTGTTACTGAAGACAGGCCAGACATTGGTTGGAGAAGAGAAGATATCGCAGATCTACCATATTTATTCTTCAGGAATATATCAAAGCAGAGAACCAATTCAACGGGTCAGGTCAGCAGGACCAGTTCTCTGCAGGACAGGTTTATTTGCTAAACAGATGGAAACAGAAGTGTATGTTGAAGCTGTGAGCAATGATGAGTATTACAATGGATGCATGACATCAGATAAACTTAAGGAAAATAAGAATGCAAATACTGAGGAAGTGTGCAAGGAAATGGTGCTCCATGAGGATGGAGAAAAGAGAGCAGTAGAGGAGATTGAGGAGAATGATAGAATAAATGATGAATTGAGTAACTCCACAGACACACAGGAGTTGTGGGAAGATGGgctcacaaataaaaatgaagggACTGATGAGAGTGCTGAAGCTGGAACAAGCATAACCCAAGAAGTTCCTCAACGAGGTGTGGAGAATGACATGTCTACCTTTGGGGAACACTTCAATGATGATATGGCTACTGGTGCAGGAAGAAGTCAAGCTGTTTTGCAGGCAAAATATGACATTTCCCTGTCTGTGGAGGGTGCTGAGAACTTGCCTTACCTCACCATCGGTGCTGACCCCGAAAACCAGACATCTGTGGTGGAACAGAGCAGTGCTGAAGTTAGAACCAAATCTGGACTTTTAAGGCCCATTCGACGTGTACTGACCTGGCCTCCAACTGCGGTCCAATGGAAGAAGCAATGGGCTCAAAATCAACAAACTGTCGCTATCTTCCCCCAAGTAATATTTGTCACTGAATGCAGGCATGCCATCAGATCATTTCAGCCCAATAATTCTCCTACAACCTTCCCAACAGGTCCACAGTTCATTGCATTTGAGTCTTTGCCAGAAAACTCATCCCCTAGAGACGATGTCAGAGTTGCTATTGATGAGGAATCTTACAGAGCAGGTCTTGAGTCATCCCTTCGTAAAAAAGTTCTGGATTTCAGTGCACAAGAATCCTCGTCTGATAATATATCACCAAGGGAGAATGCTAGACTTCTTACGAATGGGGAAATGTGGAGATTGGGCCATGAGTCGACCATCATGTCTGACTTTCAAGAGTTTTCTACCAAGAACTCACCTATTGACAAAAGTGAGGTCTGCTCGAAATTGTTCAGTGTTAATCATTCATCATCTGGTGGAAGCAAGTCAAGAGCTGATGTTAGCAAGGAGATAAACAGAAAAGATAATGTGGGGAAAATGCAAAGCATGAAAAAAACAAGACAGCAAGTTCACAAAAGTAAGCAAATTGCATCAGAATTGCAAAAGGAGTCCAGGAGAGCGGAGAAGGCAGCAAAGAGAGTTCCTAAGGATGGGCAACAGGGTCAGGTGTTTAATGACTCAGACTCAAGAGGTCCCCCTTCTGGAGGTTCTCCAAACGATGACAGTCTGTTGCTGGGGAATGAATACACTTACATAGACCTTCTACATGAGGTGGTGGAGAATCATGGACGCTGGACCCGAGGGAGGtggaaacaaacacaaataaataagcacaaactcaaaCAACAAGGACGTCCTTAG
- the LOC127631140 gene encoding uncharacterized protein LOC127631140 isoform X2 yields the protein MHALHISVVLQCIHVAWCQSCIYTYTDYVCKEIPRDYPAGLTSVILFVSSLGEINLSMFNSTNLTSVTSLTMTQTGVTAVSPQTFDKFQNLKTLILDNNDLSQVSSDWFSPHGALETLRLSNNKITTLDHNSFSGLSNLLTLNMSQNHINAITPSSFFSLSKLRQLDLSNNNLRHLSVDVFSLFNATKIHLDGNPWDCSCSVKDFAKYLRGLQNASLLENAIQVRCSVPPELRGLPVWQVQECKILTTTSPTTASPTTKTPATESRPTKSPGTVSSATEGHGSIMKTKPIQLPTLIILIVLYHRKRERRHLQTVKPSLEMTEGMRTREMMEKNNREENRKGKSEIPVKTKVLLKTGQTLVGEEKISQIYHIYSSGIYQSREPIQRVRSAGPVLCRTGLFAKQMETEVYVEAVSNDEYYNGCMTSDKLKENKNANTEEVCKEMVLHEDGEKRAVEEIEENDRINDELSNSTDTQELWEDGLTNKNEGTDESAEAGTSITQEVPQRGVENDMSTFGEHFNDDMATGAGRSQAVLQAKYDISLSVEGAENLPYLTIGADPENQTSVVEQSSAEVRTKSGLLRPIRRVLTWPPTAVQWKKQWAQNQQTVAIFPQVIFVTECRHAIRSFQPNNSPTTFPTGPQFIAFESLPENSSPRDDVRVAIDEESYRAGLESSLRKKVLDFSAQESSSDNISPRENARLLTNGEMWRLGHESTIMSDFQEFSTKNSPIDKSEVCSKLFSVNHSSSGGSKSRADVSKEINRKDNVGKMQSMKKTRQQVHKSKQIASELQKESRRAEKAAKRVPKDGQQGQVFNDSDSRGPPSGGSPNDDSLLLGNEYTYIDLLHEVVENHGRWTRGRWKQTQINKHKLKQQGRP from the exons ATGCATG CTCTACATATATCTGTTGTGCTCCAGTGCATACATGTGGCATGGTGTCAGTCCTGTATATATACGTACACTGACTATGTTTGCAAGGAGATACCGAGAG ACTATCCTGCTGGCTTGACCTCTGTGATCCTCTTTGTGAGTTCTTTAGGAGAAATCAACTTGTCCATGTTTAACAGCACAAATCTGACCTCTGTGACCAGTCTAACTATGACACAAACTGGGGTCACAGCAGTGAGCCCACAAACATTTGATAAGTTCCAAAACCTCAAAACTCTCATTCTGGACAATAATGATCTTTCCCAAGTTTCGTCAGACTGGTTCAGCCCTCATGGTGCCCTTGAGACCCTCAGGttgtcaaataataaaataactacaTTAGATCATAATTCTTTTTCTGGACTATCAAACCTGCTCACTCTTAACATGTCTCAGAACCACATTAACGCAATAACCCCGAGCAGTTTTTTCAGTCTCAGTAAACTTAGGCAGTTAGACCTGTCCAACAATAACCTGAGGCATCTGAGTGTGGATGTGTTTAGTTTGTTTAATGCCACGAAGATTCATTTGGATGGAAACCCCTGGGACTGCTCCTGCTCTGTAAAGGACTTTGCAAAATATCTGAGAg GTCTGCAGAATGCCTCTCTGCTGGAGAATGCAATTCAGGTACGCTGCAGTGTCCCTCCTGAGTTGAGAGGTTTGCCAGTGTGGCAAGTACAAGAGTGTAAAATCCTAACAACCACGAGCCCTACCACTGCAAGCCCAACTACCAAGACCCCTGCCACAGAGAGCCGTCCAACTAAGAGCCCTGGCACTGTGAGTTCTGCCACCGAAGGTCATGGCAGTATAATGAAAACCAAACCTATTCAACTCCCcactttaatcattttaattg TACTGTATCATAGGAAACGAGAGAGAAGACATCTACAGACTGTAAAACCTTCTCTGGAGATGACAGAGGGCATGAGGACCAGGGAAATGATGGAAAAGAACAACAGAGAAGAAAACAGAAAAGGAAAATCTGAAATCCCTGTTAAAACAAAGGTGTTACTGAAGACAGGCCAGACATTGGTTGGAGAAGAGAAGATATCGCAGATCTACCATATTTATTCTTCAGGAATATATCAAAGCAGAGAACCAATTCAACGGGTCAGGTCAGCAGGACCAGTTCTCTGCAGGACAGGTTTATTTGCTAAACAGATGGAAACAGAAGTGTATGTTGAAGCTGTGAGCAATGATGAGTATTACAATGGATGCATGACATCAGATAAACTTAAGGAAAATAAGAATGCAAATACTGAGGAAGTGTGCAAGGAAATGGTGCTCCATGAGGATGGAGAAAAGAGAGCAGTAGAGGAGATTGAGGAGAATGATAGAATAAATGATGAATTGAGTAACTCCACAGACACACAGGAGTTGTGGGAAGATGGgctcacaaataaaaatgaagggACTGATGAGAGTGCTGAAGCTGGAACAAGCATAACCCAAGAAGTTCCTCAACGAGGTGTGGAGAATGACATGTCTACCTTTGGGGAACACTTCAATGATGATATGGCTACTGGTGCAGGAAGAAGTCAAGCTGTTTTGCAGGCAAAATATGACATTTCCCTGTCTGTGGAGGGTGCTGAGAACTTGCCTTACCTCACCATCGGTGCTGACCCCGAAAACCAGACATCTGTGGTGGAACAGAGCAGTGCTGAAGTTAGAACCAAATCTGGACTTTTAAGGCCCATTCGACGTGTACTGACCTGGCCTCCAACTGCGGTCCAATGGAAGAAGCAATGGGCTCAAAATCAACAAACTGTCGCTATCTTCCCCCAAGTAATATTTGTCACTGAATGCAGGCATGCCATCAGATCATTTCAGCCCAATAATTCTCCTACAACCTTCCCAACAGGTCCACAGTTCATTGCATTTGAGTCTTTGCCAGAAAACTCATCCCCTAGAGACGATGTCAGAGTTGCTATTGATGAGGAATCTTACAGAGCAGGTCTTGAGTCATCCCTTCGTAAAAAAGTTCTGGATTTCAGTGCACAAGAATCCTCGTCTGATAATATATCACCAAGGGAGAATGCTAGACTTCTTACGAATGGGGAAATGTGGAGATTGGGCCATGAGTCGACCATCATGTCTGACTTTCAAGAGTTTTCTACCAAGAACTCACCTATTGACAAAAGTGAGGTCTGCTCGAAATTGTTCAGTGTTAATCATTCATCATCTGGTGGAAGCAAGTCAAGAGCTGATGTTAGCAAGGAGATAAACAGAAAAGATAATGTGGGGAAAATGCAAAGCATGAAAAAAACAAGACAGCAAGTTCACAAAAGTAAGCAAATTGCATCAGAATTGCAAAAGGAGTCCAGGAGAGCGGAGAAGGCAGCAAAGAGAGTTCCTAAGGATGGGCAACAGGGTCAGGTGTTTAATGACTCAGACTCAAGAGGTCCCCCTTCTGGAGGTTCTCCAAACGATGACAGTCTGTTGCTGGGGAATGAATACACTTACATAGACCTTCTACATGAGGTGGTGGAGAATCATGGACGCTGGACCCGAGGGAGGtggaaacaaacacaaataaataagcacaaactcaaaCAACAAGGACGTCCTTAG